The following are encoded together in the Chiroxiphia lanceolata isolate bChiLan1 chromosome 8, bChiLan1.pri, whole genome shotgun sequence genome:
- the CH25H gene encoding cholesterol 25-hydroxylase, giving the protein MNCSLPDGALLHYTMEGRRHRLCLQSLWDFVAAKEPLIKSPFFPVLFSFTAYMAFCLPYIALDFLSIRLRNLRKYKIQPQNYPTLGMMVPCIIQSVYHHVMLIFPVTFLHWYWRPMNLPVIAPALPEVLLQVTVCLLLFDFEYFLWHLLHHRVPWLYKTFHKVHHKHVSTFALTTQYSSVWELLSLGFFAAINPLLLGCHPLTEMIFFLVNIFLSVEDHSGYDLPWSTHRLVPFGLYGGAPHHDLHHLKFKSNYAPYFTHWDKLFGTFTKSHSN; this is encoded by the coding sequence ATGAACTGCAGCCTGCCAGACGGAGCGCTGCTCCACTATACGATGGAGGGACGGCGGCACAGGCTGTGCCTACAGTCTCTTTGGGACTTTGTCGCAGCAAAGGAGCCATTGATCAAGTCACcattttttccagtgctgttttcttttacagcatACATGGCTTTCTGTCTTCCGTATATTGCACTGGACTTCTTAAGCATTAGACTACGAAActtgagaaaatacaaaatccaGCCGCAGAACTATCCAACGCTTGGAATGATGGTGCCTTGCATTATTCAAAGTGTGTATCACCATGTTATGTTGATCTTCCCAGTGACATTTCTCCACTGGTACTGGAGACCAATGAATCTACCAGTGATAGCTCCAGCGCTGCCTGAGGTCCTGCTGCAAGTAACAGTTTGCCTGCTGCTATTTGATTTTGAATATTTCCTGTGGCATTTGCTTCATCACAGGGTGCCTTGGCTCTACAAGACCTTCCACAAGGTGCATCACAAGCACGTGTCGACGTTTGCCCTTACTACACAGTATTCCAGTGTATGGGAGTTACTCTCACTGGGATTTTTTGCTGCTATTAACCCACTGCTCCTTGGATGCCATCCTTTGACAGAAatgattttcttccttgtaaacatttttttgtcaGTAGAGGACCATTCAGGATATGACCTTCCGTGGTCAACTCACCGACTTGTACCTTTTGGTTTGTATGGAGGAGCACCACATCATGATCTCCACCATCTGAAATTCAAATCAAACTATGCTCCTTATTTCACACACTGGGACAAACTCTTTGGGACATTCACCAAGTCACATTCTAATTAA